The following are encoded together in the Arcticibacterium luteifluviistationis genome:
- the fucP gene encoding L-fucose:H+ symporter permease: protein MLKKTPIIPFILTTSLFALWGFANDITNPLVKAFGTIFNQSQTISTFVQVAFYGGYCLMAIPAAIFIKKYSYKKGLLIGLALYGLGCLAFIPAAQLGVFQVFLVAYFIMTCGLSFLETSANPYILAMGEEETSTQRLNLAQAFNPIGSITGAYIATNFILGKMNKMGTQERGELSATDFDAVKMADLEIVKGPYVIIGLVLIIMFVLFLIYKMPEYKEADTSKGLDIKGTFQRLMKNGRYKEGVIAQAFYVGAQIAMWTFIVQYGTEVYMNLGMIEAEAVEKSSGIQIYALVLFAASRFVFTFLMKFMKPGFLLMVLATLAIVLLLPVIFVGGEIGMYCIVGVSGCMSLMFPTIYGIALKGVGDDAKLGAAGLVAAIGGGALLPLVQASIIDNASVNLSFIVPLVCFIVVVFYGRRAYTTHA, encoded by the coding sequence ATGCTAAAGAAAACTCCCATCATCCCTTTTATTCTCACCACAAGCCTTTTTGCCTTGTGGGGTTTTGCCAACGACATTACCAATCCGCTTGTAAAAGCTTTTGGTACCATTTTTAATCAAAGTCAGACCATCAGCACTTTTGTTCAGGTAGCTTTTTACGGTGGATACTGCTTAATGGCTATCCCAGCAGCTATTTTCATCAAGAAATACTCCTATAAGAAAGGGCTATTAATAGGCCTTGCACTTTACGGTTTAGGCTGTTTGGCGTTTATTCCTGCGGCTCAATTGGGTGTTTTCCAGGTTTTCTTAGTCGCCTATTTTATCATGACTTGCGGCTTAAGCTTCTTAGAAACCAGTGCCAACCCATACATTCTTGCCATGGGAGAAGAAGAAACCAGTACGCAAAGATTAAACCTAGCTCAAGCTTTTAATCCTATTGGTTCTATTACTGGGGCATACATTGCTACTAATTTCATTTTAGGCAAAATGAACAAAATGGGTACGCAAGAGCGTGGCGAACTTTCTGCTACAGACTTTGACGCCGTAAAAATGGCCGATTTAGAAATAGTTAAAGGCCCTTACGTAATTATTGGTTTAGTTCTGATAATCATGTTTGTGCTGTTCTTGATTTATAAAATGCCAGAATATAAAGAAGCTGACACCTCTAAGGGATTAGATATTAAAGGTACTTTTCAGCGATTAATGAAAAACGGCAGATATAAAGAAGGTGTAATAGCACAAGCTTTTTATGTAGGTGCACAAATAGCCATGTGGACTTTTATAGTACAATACGGTACAGAGGTTTATATGAATCTTGGTATGATTGAAGCCGAAGCTGTAGAAAAATCTAGTGGTATTCAGATATACGCCTTAGTGCTTTTTGCTGCGAGTAGGTTCGTTTTCACCTTCTTAATGAAATTTATGAAGCCTGGCTTTCTATTAATGGTATTAGCCACATTGGCCATTGTCTTATTGCTTCCTGTCATATTTGTAGGTGGAGAGATAGGCATGTATTGCATTGTTGGTGTTTCTGGCTGCATGTCTTTAATGTTCCCTACCATTTATGGTATTGCATTAAAAGGAGTAGGAGACGACGCCAAATTAGGTGCCGCAGGTTTAGTAGCTGCCATTGGTGGTGGAGCACTATTACCATTAGTTCAGGCTTCTATTATTGACAACGCTTCTGTAAATTTATCTTTCATAGTTCCTTTGGTATGCTTCATCGTGGTAGTGTTTTACGGTAGAAGAGCGTATACCACGCATGCATAG
- a CDS encoding SxtJ family membrane protein, producing MEKQNNAEIILSIVVGFLAFYFIFDIQGLLYAAGIIGLLGLLSSSFASLISKVWLKLAEVLGRINGSILLTIIFFLVLTPMALLMRLFNGGATLNLKKPSKTTFAERNHEYTADDLKNIW from the coding sequence ATGGAAAAACAAAACAACGCTGAAATTATCCTTTCCATAGTAGTTGGTTTTTTAGCCTTCTATTTCATCTTTGATATTCAGGGCTTATTGTATGCCGCTGGAATCATTGGTCTGCTTGGTTTGCTCTCTTCTTCTTTTGCCAGCTTAATAAGCAAAGTCTGGCTTAAGCTTGCCGAAGTACTTGGTCGAATCAATGGCTCTATCCTCCTTACCATAATTTTCTTTTTGGTATTGACGCCTATGGCTCTACTTATGAGACTCTTTAATGGCGGGGCTACACTTAATCTGAAAAAGCCCTCAAAAACCACTTTTGCCGAAAGAAATCACGAGTATACAGCTGATGATTTAAAAAATATCTGGTAA
- a CDS encoding DUF5989 family protein, protein MEFLTDLLNFLKERKKWWLAPVILVLLLIGVLIVIGGGSSLAPFIYTLF, encoded by the coding sequence ATGGAATTTTTAACAGACTTACTCAATTTTCTAAAAGAAAGAAAAAAATGGTGGTTAGCACCTGTAATCTTGGTGCTGCTTTTAATCGGCGTCCTGATTGTTATTGGCGGCGGTTCATCACTAGCTCCGTTTATTTATACGCTCTTTTAA
- a CDS encoding carbamoyltransferase family protein — MKILGISAYYHDSAAALIEDGEIIAAAQEERFTRKKQDASFPENAIKYCLEYGGLELKDLDAIVFYDKPLLKMERLLETYYAFSPSGLRSFLTAIPVWLKEKMFLKRTLKQGLSKIGEYDAKSVKFLFPEHHLSHAASAFYPSPYEGAAIMTLDGVGEWATASIGHGKGKEIEILKELKFPHSIGLLYSAFTYFLGFKVNSGEYKLMGLAPYGRSNSEEVKQYKKTITSELIEIYEDGSIWLNQKYFSYATGLRMVYDDKWETLFGFPKRASESNLEQHHCDLAIAIQEVTEEIVILMAQEAKKLTKSKNLVLAGGVALNCVVNGKLQNSEIFENIYIQPAAGDAGGALGAALAAHHLFFKQERVIDTSKLDAMKGSYLGPEYSGLDIELMAKKFKAKYHFSEDFDDLSKQIAKLISEGNIIGWFQGKMEFGPRALGGRSILADPRNPEMQKKLNLKIKYREGFRPFAPSVLAEDVEEYFECKSTSPYMLLVHGVKESKRNKVPENYDDLDLMDKLYFLRSDLPSITHIDYSARIQTVHNETNPRYHQLITDFKAETGIGVVVNTSFNVRGEPIVCTPLDAYKCLMRTEMDYLVIGNHLFSKAEQPEWLEKDDWQEEFTLD; from the coding sequence TTGAAAATTTTAGGAATATCTGCTTATTACCATGATTCCGCAGCAGCTTTAATAGAAGACGGTGAAATAATTGCCGCAGCCCAAGAAGAAAGGTTCACAAGGAAAAAGCAGGATGCTAGCTTCCCCGAAAATGCTATTAAATACTGTCTAGAATACGGTGGTCTGGAATTAAAAGATTTAGACGCCATTGTTTTCTATGATAAGCCATTACTTAAAATGGAGCGTCTTCTAGAAACATATTATGCTTTTTCTCCAAGCGGACTACGCTCCTTCCTTACCGCAATTCCAGTTTGGTTAAAAGAAAAAATGTTTTTAAAAAGAACATTGAAACAAGGTCTTTCCAAAATTGGGGAATATGACGCTAAGAGTGTGAAGTTCCTTTTCCCAGAGCATCATTTATCTCACGCAGCCAGTGCTTTTTATCCTTCTCCTTATGAAGGTGCCGCCATAATGACGCTAGACGGAGTGGGTGAATGGGCTACAGCATCCATTGGTCATGGAAAAGGGAAGGAAATTGAGATTTTAAAAGAGTTAAAGTTTCCACATTCTATAGGTTTACTTTACTCCGCATTCACATATTTCTTAGGATTTAAGGTAAACTCAGGAGAATATAAACTTATGGGACTAGCTCCCTATGGCCGTTCAAACTCTGAAGAGGTAAAACAATATAAAAAAACAATTACCTCAGAGTTAATTGAAATTTATGAAGACGGTTCTATTTGGCTTAATCAAAAGTACTTCAGTTATGCCACAGGACTTAGAATGGTTTATGATGATAAATGGGAAACACTTTTTGGCTTTCCTAAAAGAGCATCGGAATCAAACCTAGAACAGCATCACTGTGACTTAGCCATAGCTATTCAAGAAGTTACCGAAGAAATAGTTATACTCATGGCTCAGGAGGCTAAAAAGCTCACAAAAAGCAAAAACTTAGTATTAGCTGGAGGAGTAGCACTCAACTGTGTAGTCAATGGTAAACTTCAGAATTCTGAGATTTTTGAGAATATTTACATACAACCCGCTGCTGGCGATGCTGGCGGAGCACTTGGAGCAGCTTTAGCTGCTCATCATCTCTTTTTTAAACAGGAAAGAGTTATTGATACCTCAAAGCTAGATGCCATGAAAGGCTCGTATCTAGGACCTGAATATTCTGGTCTTGACATAGAATTAATGGCTAAGAAATTTAAAGCCAAATATCATTTCTCAGAAGATTTTGATGACCTATCAAAACAAATAGCCAAACTAATAAGTGAAGGAAACATCATTGGCTGGTTTCAGGGAAAAATGGAGTTTGGACCAAGAGCTCTTGGTGGAAGAAGCATCCTTGCCGACCCAAGGAATCCAGAAATGCAAAAAAAGCTGAACCTGAAAATTAAGTATAGAGAAGGCTTCAGGCCCTTTGCACCATCCGTCTTGGCGGAAGATGTAGAAGAGTATTTTGAGTGTAAATCTACCTCGCCTTACATGCTATTAGTGCATGGGGTTAAAGAAAGTAAAAGAAATAAGGTACCCGAAAATTATGATGACCTAGATTTAATGGACAAACTCTATTTCCTAAGGTCAGACCTTCCATCCATTACGCATATTGACTATTCTGCTAGAATTCAAACAGTCCATAACGAGACCAACCCAAGGTATCATCAATTAATAACAGATTTCAAGGCAGAAACGGGTATAGGAGTAGTGGTAAACACCAGCTTCAATGTTCGTGGCGAACCTATCGTTTGTACACCTTTAGACGCCTATAAATGCTTGATGAGAACAGAAATGGACTATCTTGTAATTGGAAATCATTTGTTTAGCAAAGCTGAACAACCAGAATGGCTTGAAAAAGACGATTGGCAAGAAGAATTTACTTTAGATTAA
- a CDS encoding MIP/aquaporin family protein yields METTNFIGELVGTFMLILFGGGVNANTSLAKTYGNNSGWIVTATGWGFGVALAVFVAQKFGSEGAHLNPAVTIGLAVHAGEYANVASFILAQFIGAFLGATMVWLMYLPHWKETDDQATKLGIFCTGPAVPHTLGNILSEVIGTFVLIVGVMSIYAEADSGLKPVLVGILVWGIGLSLGGATGYAINPARDLGPRIAHAVLPIAGKGGNNWSYAWIPVVGPIIGCIIAAYFLMAFGL; encoded by the coding sequence ATGGAGACAACAAACTTTATCGGCGAGTTAGTCGGAACATTTATGCTGATACTTTTTGGCGGAGGTGTGAATGCTAATACTTCTTTAGCAAAAACTTATGGAAATAATTCAGGCTGGATTGTGACAGCTACAGGTTGGGGTTTTGGCGTAGCTCTTGCGGTGTTTGTAGCCCAAAAATTTGGTAGCGAAGGAGCTCATTTAAATCCTGCTGTAACTATTGGCTTAGCGGTTCATGCTGGCGAGTATGCTAATGTGGCTTCTTTTATTCTTGCTCAGTTCATTGGTGCATTTTTAGGTGCCACTATGGTTTGGCTGATGTATTTACCACACTGGAAAGAAACGGACGACCAGGCAACTAAACTTGGTATTTTTTGTACAGGCCCAGCCGTACCGCATACTTTAGGAAATATCCTGAGTGAGGTTATTGGTACATTTGTTTTAATAGTAGGTGTAATGTCTATTTACGCTGAAGCTGATTCTGGACTGAAACCAGTTCTGGTTGGAATTTTAGTTTGGGGCATTGGTCTTTCTTTAGGAGGAGCTACAGGCTATGCCATAAATCCGGCCAGAGATTTAGGCCCTCGGATAGCTCATGCAGTACTTCCAATTGCAGGAAAAGGAGGCAATAACTGGTCTTACGCATGGATTCCGGTAGTCGGTCCTATTATTGGCTGTATCATTGCTGCATACTTTCTGATGGCTTTTGGCTTATAA
- the purB gene encoding adenylosuccinate lyase produces MQLNSLTAISPVDGRYRRHTESLAPFFSEFGLIHYRVKVEIEYFIALCEKPLPQLADFNKALFPALRDIYNNFTEADALEIKETEKVTNHDVKAVEYFIKARFEKMEISQFSEFIHFGLTSQDINNTSIPWSLKDASEEVLFPAINRIIENLSALSKEWEDISMLAKTHGQPASPTRLGKEMAVFVERLSVQFDQLKSIPFSAKFGGATGNFNAHHVAYPEHDWVDFGNNFVNNILGLNRSQKTTQIEHYDNFAAYSDALKRINNILIDFSRDIWTYVMMEYFKQKIKAGEIGSSAMPHKVNPIDFENAEGNLGVANALLEHFAAKLPISRLQRDLTDSTVLRNVGVPIGHAIIALKSLEKGISKLQLNKDAIDRDLENNWAVVAEAIQTVLRREGFPKPYEALKDLTRKNEKITEKSIKEFIESLDISDKVKYELKAITPFTFTGV; encoded by the coding sequence ATGCAATTAAATTCCCTTACGGCCATTTCTCCTGTAGATGGTCGATATAGACGCCATACTGAGAGCCTTGCTCCTTTCTTTTCTGAGTTTGGTCTTATTCACTATCGTGTAAAAGTTGAAATTGAGTATTTCATAGCTCTTTGTGAAAAGCCTTTGCCACAGCTGGCAGACTTCAACAAAGCACTCTTCCCTGCTCTTAGAGACATATATAACAATTTCACGGAGGCAGATGCTTTAGAAATTAAAGAAACCGAAAAGGTTACAAATCACGACGTAAAAGCCGTGGAGTACTTTATAAAAGCAAGGTTTGAAAAGATGGAAATTTCTCAGTTTTCTGAGTTTATTCATTTTGGACTTACCTCTCAAGATATTAATAATACCTCTATTCCATGGTCGCTTAAAGATGCTTCGGAAGAAGTTCTTTTTCCTGCGATAAACAGAATCATTGAAAACCTTTCTGCCCTGTCAAAAGAATGGGAAGACATTTCAATGTTAGCAAAAACACATGGTCAGCCTGCCTCTCCTACTAGATTAGGAAAAGAAATGGCCGTTTTTGTAGAAAGACTATCGGTACAATTTGACCAATTAAAAAGTATTCCATTTTCTGCTAAGTTTGGTGGAGCCACAGGGAATTTCAATGCTCACCACGTAGCATATCCTGAGCATGACTGGGTAGACTTTGGAAATAACTTTGTGAACAATATTCTTGGCCTTAACAGAAGCCAGAAGACGACACAAATAGAGCATTACGATAATTTTGCAGCATATTCTGATGCTTTGAAACGTATCAACAACATATTGATAGATTTCTCAAGAGATATCTGGACGTATGTAATGATGGAGTATTTCAAACAAAAAATTAAAGCAGGTGAAATTGGCTCATCGGCCATGCCTCATAAGGTAAATCCTATTGATTTTGAAAATGCAGAAGGAAACTTAGGTGTTGCAAATGCTTTACTAGAGCACTTTGCAGCAAAACTGCCAATATCAAGACTTCAAAGAGACTTAACGGACTCTACTGTTCTTAGAAACGTAGGTGTTCCTATTGGTCATGCTATAATTGCCCTTAAATCTTTAGAAAAGGGAATTAGCAAATTACAGCTAAACAAAGATGCCATTGACAGGGATTTGGAAAACAACTGGGCCGTGGTAGCTGAAGCCATTCAAACGGTATTAAGAAGAGAAGGCTTTCCAAAACCTTACGAAGCTCTGAAAGACTTAACGCGTAAAAACGAAAAGATTACAGAAAAGTCAATCAAAGAATTTATAGAGTCTTTAGACATTTCTGACAAAGTAAAATACGAGCTAAAGGCCATTACGCCTTTTACTTTTACTGGGGTTTAA
- the recG gene encoding ATP-dependent DNA helicase RecG, with amino-acid sequence MHSVLDKKIDFLPGVGTTRASLLNTELGIFTYAELIEHYPFRYEDRSKFYQISSLSEDLDNIQLKGKITSVSKAGTGRKERLVAKFTDGTGSVDLIWFQGIKWVEKKLVTGADYILYGKPTIFGHSFNFSHPEITALTPALEKPTGLKPVYSLTEKLRKKFIDSRIIGQITQNALRDIGTNIPENLPESLLVKYKMIPRFQAYQLIHHPKNYSHVRHALRRLKFEELFYNQLSLINQKLLRKNEFEGHLFTKTELLTKFYTDHLPFELTNAQKKVIKEIFFDFKSQMQMNRLLQGDVGSGKTIVSFICMLMAVDCNAQCCLMAPTEILAIQHYHGLKVFAEKIGLKIALLTGSTKKKERTVIHEELLNGTINIIIGTHALIEDKVQFQNLGLCVIDEQHRFGVAQRAKLWNKNKEIHPHILVMTATPIPRTLAMTLYGDLDVSVIDELPAGRKPIKTVHRYDSKRLEVFQFIREEILKGRQVYIVYPLIEESEKMDFKNLMDGYESIARAFPDNPLSIVHGKMKAKDKDYEMQRFVKGETDIMVATTVIEVGVNVPNASLMIIENSERFGLAQLHQLRGRVGRGAEQSYCILMTDFKLSRESKKRIETMVETNDGFKISEVDLELRGPGDMSGTQQSGLVDLKIANLATDGAILKFARESALEILDQDPELIQPQHAMIKAFVDKKKSPRLNWSRIS; translated from the coding sequence ATGCACTCCGTTTTAGACAAAAAAATTGACTTCCTCCCAGGTGTTGGTACCACAAGAGCCAGCCTTCTAAATACGGAGTTGGGAATATTTACTTATGCCGAACTTATAGAGCATTATCCTTTCCGATATGAAGACAGAAGCAAGTTCTACCAAATCTCTTCACTTTCTGAAGACCTTGATAATATTCAATTAAAAGGAAAAATAACAAGTGTAAGTAAAGCAGGAACTGGTCGTAAAGAACGCTTAGTGGCCAAATTTACCGATGGAACTGGCTCTGTAGACCTGATTTGGTTTCAGGGCATTAAATGGGTGGAGAAAAAATTAGTCACTGGGGCTGACTATATCCTTTATGGTAAACCCACCATTTTTGGCCATTCTTTTAATTTTAGCCATCCAGAAATAACTGCTCTAACACCTGCCTTAGAAAAACCTACGGGCTTAAAACCTGTTTATTCTTTGACCGAAAAACTTCGGAAAAAATTTATTGACAGCAGGATTATTGGTCAAATAACACAAAACGCACTTAGAGACATTGGGACGAACATCCCAGAAAACTTGCCAGAAAGCTTATTGGTGAAATATAAGATGATACCGCGTTTTCAGGCTTATCAACTAATTCATCACCCAAAAAACTACTCCCACGTAAGGCACGCTCTAAGAAGATTAAAATTTGAAGAGCTTTTTTACAATCAGCTTTCATTAATTAATCAAAAGCTACTCCGCAAAAACGAATTTGAAGGTCACCTTTTTACAAAAACAGAATTACTCACTAAGTTTTATACCGACCACCTTCCTTTTGAATTGACTAACGCTCAAAAGAAAGTTATTAAAGAAATTTTCTTTGACTTTAAATCTCAAATGCAAATGAACCGCCTTCTTCAAGGAGATGTGGGTTCTGGTAAAACCATCGTGAGTTTTATTTGCATGCTGATGGCTGTGGACTGTAATGCTCAGTGTTGCCTTATGGCTCCTACAGAAATTCTTGCCATTCAGCATTACCATGGTTTAAAGGTTTTTGCTGAAAAAATAGGGCTTAAAATAGCCTTATTGACAGGTTCAACGAAGAAAAAAGAAAGAACGGTCATCCATGAAGAACTTCTAAATGGAACCATAAATATTATCATCGGTACCCATGCTTTGATAGAAGACAAAGTACAATTTCAAAACCTTGGTCTTTGCGTCATTGACGAACAACATCGTTTTGGTGTAGCTCAAAGAGCCAAACTTTGGAACAAAAACAAGGAAATTCATCCGCATATATTAGTGATGACGGCCACGCCAATTCCTAGAACATTGGCCATGACGCTTTATGGTGATTTGGACGTATCAGTAATAGACGAATTGCCCGCAGGTAGAAAACCTATCAAAACGGTTCACCGCTATGATTCTAAAAGATTAGAGGTTTTTCAATTTATAAGAGAAGAAATACTAAAAGGAAGGCAAGTCTATATTGTTTATCCGCTTATAGAAGAGTCGGAAAAGATGGACTTTAAAAACCTTATGGATGGCTATGAAAGTATTGCGAGAGCTTTTCCTGACAATCCCTTAAGCATAGTTCATGGTAAAATGAAAGCCAAAGACAAGGACTATGAAATGCAACGTTTTGTAAAAGGTGAAACCGATATCATGGTGGCTACTACTGTAATAGAAGTAGGCGTAAATGTGCCAAACGCGAGTTTAATGATTATAGAAAACTCGGAGCGTTTTGGGCTAGCCCAATTACATCAACTGAGAGGGCGAGTAGGCCGTGGAGCAGAACAGTCTTACTGTATTTTAATGACCGACTTTAAACTTTCTAGAGAATCTAAAAAGCGAATAGAAACCATGGTAGAAACAAATGATGGTTTTAAAATTTCGGAAGTTGACCTAGAACTTAGAGGACCAGGAGATATGTCAGGCACACAGCAAAGTGGACTAGTTGACTTAAAAATTGCCAACTTAGCCACTGATGGAGCCATATTAAAGTTTGCAAGAGAATCAGCACTTGAGATTCTTGATCAAGACCCAGAACTTATTCAACCTCAGCACGCTATGATAAAGGCTTTCGTCGACAAAAAGAAAAGTCCAAGACTCAACTGGAGTAGGATTAGTTAA
- the xylA gene encoding xylose isomerase, whose translation MSHLNLTLGDKEFFPFIKEPIKFEGKESDNPMAFKYYDEDRVVAGKTMRDHLKFAVAYWHTFCGTGGDPFGPGTKAFPWDSNANAMTAAHEKMDAAFEFFTKLGAGWWCFHDVDMSPEGNSLKEYESNMATIVQYAKQKQAASGVKLLWGTANLFSNPRYMNGASTNPNFEVVAHSGLQVKTCIDATIELGGTGYTFWGGREGYMSLLNTNTKRELDHLGQFLRTASEYGRKQGFTGKYYIEPKPAEPSKHQYDFDAQTVIGFLKAQGLDKDFAINAEVNHATLAGHTFAHELQMSADAGMLGSIDANRGDYQNGWDTDQFPVDLFEVTEAMLVILETEGFTTGGVNFDAKTRRNSTDLEDIFIAHIGGMDVFARALLIADNILTKSPYKKLRADRYASFDSGNGAKFEKGDLSLEDLAKIAHEVGEPAQISGKQEYYEMIINQYI comes from the coding sequence ATGAGCCATTTGAACCTGACCCTAGGTGACAAAGAATTTTTTCCTTTTATAAAGGAGCCAATTAAGTTTGAAGGAAAAGAATCGGATAACCCGATGGCCTTTAAATATTATGATGAAGATAGAGTGGTAGCTGGTAAAACTATGCGAGACCACTTGAAGTTTGCGGTAGCTTACTGGCATACGTTCTGCGGAACTGGTGGTGACCCTTTTGGTCCTGGAACAAAGGCTTTCCCATGGGATAGCAATGCTAACGCAATGACTGCTGCTCATGAAAAAATGGATGCAGCTTTTGAGTTTTTTACTAAGCTAGGTGCTGGCTGGTGGTGTTTCCATGATGTGGATATGTCTCCAGAAGGTAATTCTTTGAAAGAATATGAGAGCAACATGGCTACCATAGTACAATACGCTAAGCAGAAACAAGCTGCTTCTGGTGTAAAGTTACTTTGGGGTACTGCTAACCTTTTCTCAAATCCAAGATACATGAATGGTGCATCTACTAACCCTAATTTTGAGGTTGTAGCTCATTCTGGATTGCAAGTAAAAACTTGTATTGATGCTACTATCGAGCTTGGTGGTACTGGATATACTTTCTGGGGTGGTAGAGAAGGCTATATGTCTCTTTTAAATACCAATACAAAAAGAGAGCTAGACCACTTAGGTCAATTTTTAAGAACAGCTTCAGAGTACGGAAGAAAGCAAGGCTTTACAGGTAAATACTATATAGAGCCTAAACCAGCGGAGCCGTCTAAGCACCAGTATGATTTTGATGCTCAAACTGTAATTGGCTTTTTGAAAGCTCAAGGTTTAGATAAAGATTTTGCTATAAACGCGGAGGTTAATCATGCTACATTGGCTGGTCATACTTTTGCTCACGAATTACAAATGTCTGCAGATGCTGGCATGTTGGGTTCTATTGATGCTAACCGTGGAGATTACCAAAACGGATGGGATACAGACCAATTCCCAGTTGACCTTTTTGAGGTTACTGAAGCTATGTTAGTAATTCTAGAGACAGAAGGTTTCACTACAGGTGGTGTAAACTTTGATGCTAAAACTAGAAGAAACTCAACAGACCTTGAAGATATCTTCATTGCTCACATTGGTGGAATGGATGTATTTGCTCGTGCTCTTTTGATTGCTGATAACATTTTGACAAAATCTCCTTACAAGAAATTAAGAGCAGACAGATATGCTTCTTTTGATTCTGGTAATGGTGCTAAGTTTGAAAAAGGCGATTTGAGTCTTGAAGATTTAGCTAAAATTGCTCACGAAGTAGGAGAGCCTGCTCAAATTAGCGGTAAGCAAGAGTACTATGAAATGATTATCAATCAGTACATTTGA